A window of the Carassius carassius chromosome 36, fCarCar2.1, whole genome shotgun sequence genome harbors these coding sequences:
- the LOC132117177 gene encoding rapamycin-insensitive companion of mTOR-like isoform X2, with protein sequence MALSIRGRPIRSIRMRGRNDSGEENVPLDLTRDPSENMREILQNVAKQQGVSNMRKLGHLNNFIKLLCNVGHSEEKFGFTYEEIIICLRLALLNEAKEVRAAGLRALRYLIRDSNILQKVLRLQVDYLIARCIDIQQSNEVERTQALRLVRKMITVNAPVFPSSITNSLIAVGNDGPQERDRMVRACIAIICELALENPEIVAKRGGLSTILKNVIDCQLSRINEALMTTILHLLNHPHTRQYVRSDVELEQILAPYTDFHYRHNPDTAEGQLKEDREARFLASRMSIVASLRSWSGIINLCKSGNSGIQSLIGLLCIPNMEVRRGLLEVMYDIFRLPVPVVTHDFIEALLSVDPSRFQDSWRLSDGFVAAEAKIILPHRARSRPDLMDNYLALLLCAFIHSGLLEGLVEVITSSDDSVSVRATILLGELLHMANTILPHSHSHHLHCLPTLMSMAASFDIPQEKRLRASAAVNYLKRFHEKKKRGPKPNSLYLDHIIRKSLAAHLFRDQHLRPQRDIFGIKDTEEALMMNLRDSQILSHKQNLEWNWVLISTILKWPNANLRNNKEEQMHKFVRRLLFFYKPSSKLYASLELDHNKARQLTVVGCQFIEFLLESDEDGQVYLEDLVKDIIQWLSSSSGLNPDRSLQSNGLLATLSQHYFLFLGTLSAHPQGVKMLEKCSVFQCLLNLCSLKNQDHLLKLIVSTLDYSRDGLARVILSKILTAATDNCRMYATKHLRVLLRANVEFFSNWGIELLVTQLHDRNKAVSVEALDILDEACEDKANLHALIQMKPALTHLGDKGVLLLLRFLSIPKGFSYLNERGYVTKQLEKWQKEYNLKYVDLIEEQLNEALTTYRKPVDGDNYVRRSNQRLQRPNVFLPVHLYGQIVHDKTGCHLLEAQNVVSDLSYIVRCPVLDKWDGIKQLKAALWALGNIGTSNWGLNLLQEENVIPDIVTLAHDCEVLSIRGTCLYVLGLISKTKQGCELLKLHGWDAVRHNRKQLWPVVPDEVEQSQNLQQQQQQQQQPLIHLSSAPSTLSLNSESTSSRHNSESDSTQPSMYILDDDKLESPELSEDQPLYLRPKLLKDRSPFTILASSRLVRNRFLISLSGKKLRSTSDPKGTGSSSKLHGEPTLGGLRRIRTVTEPSLFSQVQGDVFSPVFTDGHLPKSPSVSLDTSFVGSNTSETQGSTSSIGEPEVRLNKTAERSSEVGDVHREQTSRERLAGDGSTSGGGAQFKSRSQSFNTDTTTSGISSMSSSPSRETVGGMDSSTIDTDCVSLNTVISTQTVKTLHSLTPQSNHLPLSKSNSVLLMPPGSSHTLPRRAQSLKSTSVTTISSLTDCSFVYTSPRDALGYATLKRLQQQRIHPSFSHSEALASPAKDVLFTDAITMKTGSLNSRLTPRRFLKALSFASLDKEDLLSPISQTSLQRSSSVRSMVSSATYGNSDDYIGLALPMNINSMFQIKDIPYFQKRTSPPSEDRSAKFFSGDADGSSEGSRHSVLRSQLSITELIAVSRSDQHQLLGADETGLQEHNEGNCLYCAGLYVLGCNVNTPTQNRTDYPNAPFSEWCNQSLHNLDIMPQSKYSGVSGCSDAVSQGSGGSTRSTELVLGVKNIPEDAPACRVLLRKEVLRLVINLSSSVGTKGNETGLLTIKEKFPYAFDDICLYSEVSYLLAHCMFRLASRRFIQELFQDVQFIPMYEEAESILSMPKKSTTVDLPSEP encoded by the exons accCCTCTGAGAACATGCGAGAGATCCTCCAGAATGTGGCCAAACAGCAAGGCGTCTCGAATATGCGCAAACTCGGCCACCTGAACAACTTCATCAAG CTGCTCTGCAATGTCGGGCACTCCGAGGAAAAGTTTGGCTTTACCTATGAAGAAATTATCATATG CCTCAGGTTGGCGTTGCTCAATGAGGCTAAGGAGGTGCGGGCGGCTGGATTGCGTGCTCTTCGCTACCTCATCCGAGACAGTAACATCCTTCAGAAAGTGCTCCGGCTCCAGGTGGATTACCTGATTGCCAG GTGCATTGACATCCAGCAGAGTAATGAAGTGGAACGCACACAAGCACTCAGACTGGTGAGAAAG ATGATCACTGTGAACGCCCCGGTCTTCCCAAGCTCAATCACAAACTCCCTTATTGCTGTGGGTAACGATGGACCGCAGGAGCGGGACCGTATGGTTCGTGCCTGCATCGCCATTATCTGTGAACTTG cactGGAGAACCCTGAGATTGTGGCCAAGAGGGGTGGGCTCAGCACCATCCTGAAGAATGTAATCGACTGTCAGCTCAGTCGCATTAATGAGGCTCTGATGACCACCATCCTGCACCTGCTTAATCACCCACATACACGGCAATACGTTCGCTCTGACGTGGAGCTCGAG caaatccTGGCACCTTACACAGACTTTCACTACAGACACAATCCAGACACAGCAGAAGGTCAACTcaa AGAAGACAGGGAGGCTCGATTTCTGGCCAGTAGGATGTCAATTGTTGCTTCCCTTCGCTCTTGGTCAG GCATCATTAATCTCTGCAAATCAGGCAACTCTGGAATCCAGTCTCTCATTGGTTTGCTGTGTATACCAAATATGGAAGTGAGG CGAGGTCTTCTGGAGGTGATGTATGATATATTCAGACTCCCTGTTCCCGTAGTGACACACGATTTTATAGAAGCTCTTCTCAGTGTGG ACCCCAGTAGATTTCAGGACAGTTGGAGACTGTCAGATGGCTTTGTAGCCGCAGAAGCAAAAATAATTCTTCCACATAGAGCACGGTCCAG ACCAGATTTGATGGATAACTATCTCGCCTTGCTACTTTGTGCATTTATTCACAGTGGACTTTTAGAG GGCCTGGTTGAAGTGATCACTAGCAGTGATGATAGTGTTTCAGTGCGTGCAACCATCCTTTTAGGAGAACTCCTGCATATG gCCAACACCATTCTTCCCCACTCCCATAGTCACCACCTGCACTGCCTGCCCACTCTTATGAGCATGGCTGCTTCTTTTGACATTCCTCAGGAGAAAAGACT ACGGGCAAGTGCTGCAGTCAATTACTTGAAGCGATTTCATGAGAAGAAAAAACGAGGCCCCAAACCCAATAGTCTTTACTTGGACCACATTATTCGCAAATCGCTGGCTGCTCATTTGTTTCGGGACCAGCACCTTAGGCCCCAGAGGGACATTTTTGGCATTAAG GACACTGAGGAGGCCCTGATGATGAACCTCAGAGACAGTCAGATTCTCAGTCATAAACAGAATTTGGAATGGAACTGGGTCCTAATCAGTACCATACTCAAG TGGCCAAATGCTAACCTTCGGAACAACAAAGAGGAACAGATGCACAA GTTTGTACGAAGGCTGCTGTTCTTCTACAAGCCTAGCAGCAAGCTGTATGCTAGCTTGGAGCTGGACCACAACAAGGCCAGGCAATTAACAGTGGTGGGCTGTCAGTTCATTGAGTTTCTGCTGGAGTCAGATGAG GATGGCCAGGTGTATCTTGAGGACCTGGTGAAGGACATTATCCAGTGGCTGTCCTCATCCTCTGGCCTGAACCCAGACCGTAGTCTGCAGAGCAACGGCCTCCTCGCCACTCTCAGCCAACACTACTTCCTCTTCCTCGGCACTCTTTCTGCCCACCCTCAGGGTGTTAAGATGCTTGAGAAGTGCAGCGTCTTCCAGTG CCTGCTGAACCTGTGCTCCTTGAAGAACCAGGACCATCTTCTGAAGCTGATTGTTTCCACACTGGACTACAGCCGGGATGGCTTAGCACGAGTGATCCTCTCCAAGATCCTCACTGCTGCCACTGAC AACTGCAGGATGTACGCCACCAAGCATCTGCGGGTCCTACTTCGAGCTAACGTGGAGTTCTTCAGCAACTGGGGTATTGAACTGCTGGTGACTCAGCTACACGACCGCAACAAGGCCGTCTCGGTGGAGGCTTTGGACATACTGGATGAGGCCTGTGAAGACAAG GCAAACCTACACGCCCTGATTCAGATGAAGCCAGCGCTAACTCACCTTGGAGACAAGGGTGTGCTGTTGCTGCTACG GTTTTTGTCCATTCCAAAGGGGTTCTCCTATCTAAATGAAAGGGGATATGTCACTAAACAACTAGAAAAATGGCAGAAG GAATACAACCTCAAGTATGTGGACCTCATAGAGGAACAGCTAAATGAAGCACTTACTACTTACCGTAAACCAGTGGATGGAGATAACTATGTGCGACGGAGCAACCAAAG GTTACAAAGACCAAATGTTTTTCTTCCTGTGCATTTGTATGGGCAAATTGTACATGATAAGACAGGCTGTCATTTGCTGGAAGCTCAg AATGTAGTTTCAGACCTGAGCTACATCGTGCGCTGCCCAGTGCTGGACAAATGGGATGGCATCAAACAGCTTAAAGCTGCTCTTTGGGCCCTG GGAAACATTGGCACGTCTAACTGGGGACTGAATCTGCTACAGGAAGAGAATGTAATTCCAGATATCGTCACTCTGGCCCATGACTGTGAGGTTCTGTCTATTAGAGG GACATGTCTTTATGTTCTGGGACTCATTTCTAAAACTAAGCAGGGATGTGAGCTTCTCAAACTGCATGGTTGGGATGCAGTTAGGCACAATCGCAAACAGCTGTGGCCTGTGGTGCCGGATGAGGTGGAGCAGAGCCAgaacctacagcagcagcaacaacaacagcagcaaccCCTCATCCACCTGTCCTCAGCTCCCAGCACCCTCAGCCTGAACTCTGAGTCCACCAGCTCTAGACATAACAGTGAGAGTGACTCCACTCAGCCTA GCATGTACATCCTGGATGATGACAAGTTAGAAAGCCCTGAACTTTCAGAGGACCAGCCACTGTACCTCAGGCCCAAACTCCTAAAGGACCGTAGCCCCTTCACCATACTAGCCTCCAGTCGGCTTGTCCGAAACCGCTTCCTCATCTCCCTCTCTGGAAAAAAACTCCGTAGTACCAGTGACCCCAAAGGCACTGGTAGCAGCAGTAAACTCCATGGTGAGCCCACGTTAGGAGGCCTAAGGAGGATACGCACAGTTACAGAGCCCTCTTTATTCTCTCAAGTTCAGGGAGATGTCTTTAGTCCTGTATTTACTGACGGACATCTGCCAAAAAGCCCAAGTGTTAGTCTGGATACCTCTTTTGTAGGCAGCAACACTTCGGAAACTCAGGGCAGCACATCTAGTATTGGGGAGCCGGAGGTGCGTCTGAACAAAACTGCAGAACGGAGCTCAGAAGTTGGAGACGTCCACCGAGAGCAGACCAGTCGGGAAAGGCTTGCCGGCGATGGCTCAACCTCTGGGGGCGGGGCTCAGTTTAAAAGTCGCAGCCAGAGTTTCAACACGGACACAACCACTAGTGGTATCAGCTCCATGAGCTCCAGCCCATCCAGAGAGACGGTGGGTGGCATGGACTCTTCCACCATCGACACGGACTGTGTTAGCCTCAATACTGTCATTAGCACTCAAACTGTCAAAACACTTCATTCTCTCACGCCCCAGTCCAACCACCTTCCCCTGTCCAAATCTAACTCAGTACTGCTGATGCCACCTGGTTCTTCTCATACTTTGCCACGCAGGGCTCAGTCCCTTAAATCGACTTCTGTCACGACCATTTCAAGCCTGACAGACTGTAGCTTCGTGTACACCAGTCCCCGGGATGCGCTGGGATATGCTACCCTCAAACGACTACAGCAGCAGCGCATTCACCCCTCCTTTTCCCATAGTGAGGCGCTTGCTTCGCCTGCCAAAGACGTGCTCTTCACCGATGCCATCACTATGAAAACTGGCAGCCTGAACTCCAGACTCACACCACGCAG GTTTCTCAAGGCTTTGAGTTTTGCATCACTGGATAAGGAGGATCTTCTGAGCCCTATCAGTCAAACCTCCCTTCAGCGCTCCTCCTCAGTGCGTTCAATGGTGTCCAGTGCCACATATGGCAACTCCGATGACTACATTGGCCTTGCACTGCCTATGAACATCAACAGCATGTTCCAG ATTAAAGACATACCATACTTCCAGAAGAGGACAAGTCCACCGTCAGAGGACCGATCAGCAAAGTTCTTCTCGGGAGATGCAGATG GTTCCAGTGAAGGATCTAGGCATTCTGTTCTGCGATCTCAGCTTAGTATCACAGAGCTGATTGCGGTGAGCCGTTCAGACCAGCACCAGCTGCTGGGTGCGGATGAGACCGGCCTGCAGGAGCACAATGAGGGGAACTGTCTTTACTGTGCCGGGCTCTATGTGCTTGGGTGCAATGTAAACACTCCCACACAAAACCGCACTG ACTATCCCAATGCTCCATTCTCGGAATGGTGCAATCAGTCCTTACACAATCTGGACATCATGCCTCAGTCGAAGTACTCAGGAGTGTCTGGCTGCAGCGATGCTGTCTCTCAGGGCTCTGGTGGCAGCACACGCAGCACCGAGCTTGTTCTTG GGGTGAAAAATATTCCAGAGGATGCTCCAGCCTGCCGTGTTCTTCTGAGGAAGGAGGTGCTTCGACTGGTCATCAACCTGAGCTCCTCAGTGGGGACCAAAGGGAATGAAACCGGACTCCTCAC AATCAAAGAAAAGTTTCCTTATGCGTTTGATGACATCTGCCTGTATTCTGAAGTTTCATACTTGTTGGCCCATTGCATGTTCAGACTGGCTTCACGACGCTTCATTCAGGAGCTCTTTCAAGATGTTCAGTTCATTCCG ATGTACGAGGAGGCTGAGAGCATTCTGTCAATGCCCAAGAAGTCTACCACAGTAGATCTTCCATCAGAACCGTGA
- the LOC132117177 gene encoding rapamycin-insensitive companion of mTOR-like isoform X1 has protein sequence MALSIRGRPIRSIRMRGRNDSGEENVPLDLTRDPSENMREILQNVAKQQGVSNMRKLGHLNNFIKLLCNVGHSEEKFGFTYEEIIICLRLALLNEAKEVRAAGLRALRYLIRDSNILQKVLRLQVDYLIARCIDIQQSNEVERTQALRLVRKMITVNAPVFPSSITNSLIAVGNDGPQERDRMVRACIAIICELALENPEIVAKRGGLSTILKNVIDCQLSRINEALMTTILHLLNHPHTRQYVRSDVELEQILAPYTDFHYRHNPDTAEGQLKEDREARFLASRMSIVASLRSWSGIINLCKSGNSGIQSLIGLLCIPNMEVRRGLLEVMYDIFRLPVPVVTHDFIEALLSVDPSRFQDSWRLSDGFVAAEAKIILPHRARSRPDLMDNYLALLLCAFIHSGLLEGLVEVITSSDDSVSVRATILLGELLHMANTILPHSHSHHLHCLPTLMSMAASFDIPQEKRLRASAAVNYLKRFHEKKKRGPKPNSLYLDHIIRKSLAAHLFRDQHLRPQRDIFGIKDTEEALMMNLRDSQILSHKQNLEWNWVLISTILKWPNANLRNNKEEQMHKFVRRLLFFYKPSSKLYASLELDHNKARQLTVVGCQFIEFLLESDEDGQVYLEDLVKDIIQWLSSSSGLNPDRSLQSNGLLATLSQHYFLFLGTLSAHPQGVKMLEKCSVFQCLLNLCSLKNQDHLLKLIVSTLDYSRDGLARVILSKILTAATDNCRMYATKHLRVLLRANVEFFSNWGIELLVTQLHDRNKAVSVEALDILDEACEDKANLHALIQMKPALTHLGDKGVLLLLRFLSIPKGFSYLNERGYVTKQLEKWQKEYNLKYVDLIEEQLNEALTTYRKPVDGDNYVRRSNQRLQRPNVFLPVHLYGQIVHDKTGCHLLEAQNVVSDLSYIVRCPVLDKWDGIKQLKAALWALGNIGTSNWGLNLLQEENVIPDIVTLAHDCEVLSIRGTCLYVLGLISKTKQGCELLKLHGWDAVRHNRKQLWPVVPDEVEQSQNLQQQQQQQQQPLIHLSSAPSTLSLNSESTSSRHNSESDSTQPSMYILDDDKLESPELSEDQPLYLRPKLLKDRSPFTILASSRLVRNRFLISLSGKKLRSTSDPKGTGSSSKLHGEPTLGGLRRIRTVTEPSLFSQVQGDVFSPVFTDGHLPKSPSVSLDTSFVGSNTSETQGSTSSIGEPEVRLNKTAERSSEVGDVHREQTSRERLAGDGSTSGGGAQFKSRSQSFNTDTTTSGISSMSSSPSRETVGGMDSSTIDTDCVSLNTVISTQTVKTLHSLTPQSNHLPLSKSNSVLLMPPGSSHTLPRRAQSLKSTSVTTISSLTDCSFVYTSPRDALGYATLKRLQQQRIHPSFSHSEALASPAKDVLFTDAITMKTGSLNSRLTPRRYTKKRFRCLGQGSSRPHRRSLLPRFLKALSFASLDKEDLLSPISQTSLQRSSSVRSMVSSATYGNSDDYIGLALPMNINSMFQIKDIPYFQKRTSPPSEDRSAKFFSGDADGSSEGSRHSVLRSQLSITELIAVSRSDQHQLLGADETGLQEHNEGNCLYCAGLYVLGCNVNTPTQNRTDYPNAPFSEWCNQSLHNLDIMPQSKYSGVSGCSDAVSQGSGGSTRSTELVLGVKNIPEDAPACRVLLRKEVLRLVINLSSSVGTKGNETGLLTIKEKFPYAFDDICLYSEVSYLLAHCMFRLASRRFIQELFQDVQFIPMYEEAESILSMPKKSTTVDLPSEP, from the exons accCCTCTGAGAACATGCGAGAGATCCTCCAGAATGTGGCCAAACAGCAAGGCGTCTCGAATATGCGCAAACTCGGCCACCTGAACAACTTCATCAAG CTGCTCTGCAATGTCGGGCACTCCGAGGAAAAGTTTGGCTTTACCTATGAAGAAATTATCATATG CCTCAGGTTGGCGTTGCTCAATGAGGCTAAGGAGGTGCGGGCGGCTGGATTGCGTGCTCTTCGCTACCTCATCCGAGACAGTAACATCCTTCAGAAAGTGCTCCGGCTCCAGGTGGATTACCTGATTGCCAG GTGCATTGACATCCAGCAGAGTAATGAAGTGGAACGCACACAAGCACTCAGACTGGTGAGAAAG ATGATCACTGTGAACGCCCCGGTCTTCCCAAGCTCAATCACAAACTCCCTTATTGCTGTGGGTAACGATGGACCGCAGGAGCGGGACCGTATGGTTCGTGCCTGCATCGCCATTATCTGTGAACTTG cactGGAGAACCCTGAGATTGTGGCCAAGAGGGGTGGGCTCAGCACCATCCTGAAGAATGTAATCGACTGTCAGCTCAGTCGCATTAATGAGGCTCTGATGACCACCATCCTGCACCTGCTTAATCACCCACATACACGGCAATACGTTCGCTCTGACGTGGAGCTCGAG caaatccTGGCACCTTACACAGACTTTCACTACAGACACAATCCAGACACAGCAGAAGGTCAACTcaa AGAAGACAGGGAGGCTCGATTTCTGGCCAGTAGGATGTCAATTGTTGCTTCCCTTCGCTCTTGGTCAG GCATCATTAATCTCTGCAAATCAGGCAACTCTGGAATCCAGTCTCTCATTGGTTTGCTGTGTATACCAAATATGGAAGTGAGG CGAGGTCTTCTGGAGGTGATGTATGATATATTCAGACTCCCTGTTCCCGTAGTGACACACGATTTTATAGAAGCTCTTCTCAGTGTGG ACCCCAGTAGATTTCAGGACAGTTGGAGACTGTCAGATGGCTTTGTAGCCGCAGAAGCAAAAATAATTCTTCCACATAGAGCACGGTCCAG ACCAGATTTGATGGATAACTATCTCGCCTTGCTACTTTGTGCATTTATTCACAGTGGACTTTTAGAG GGCCTGGTTGAAGTGATCACTAGCAGTGATGATAGTGTTTCAGTGCGTGCAACCATCCTTTTAGGAGAACTCCTGCATATG gCCAACACCATTCTTCCCCACTCCCATAGTCACCACCTGCACTGCCTGCCCACTCTTATGAGCATGGCTGCTTCTTTTGACATTCCTCAGGAGAAAAGACT ACGGGCAAGTGCTGCAGTCAATTACTTGAAGCGATTTCATGAGAAGAAAAAACGAGGCCCCAAACCCAATAGTCTTTACTTGGACCACATTATTCGCAAATCGCTGGCTGCTCATTTGTTTCGGGACCAGCACCTTAGGCCCCAGAGGGACATTTTTGGCATTAAG GACACTGAGGAGGCCCTGATGATGAACCTCAGAGACAGTCAGATTCTCAGTCATAAACAGAATTTGGAATGGAACTGGGTCCTAATCAGTACCATACTCAAG TGGCCAAATGCTAACCTTCGGAACAACAAAGAGGAACAGATGCACAA GTTTGTACGAAGGCTGCTGTTCTTCTACAAGCCTAGCAGCAAGCTGTATGCTAGCTTGGAGCTGGACCACAACAAGGCCAGGCAATTAACAGTGGTGGGCTGTCAGTTCATTGAGTTTCTGCTGGAGTCAGATGAG GATGGCCAGGTGTATCTTGAGGACCTGGTGAAGGACATTATCCAGTGGCTGTCCTCATCCTCTGGCCTGAACCCAGACCGTAGTCTGCAGAGCAACGGCCTCCTCGCCACTCTCAGCCAACACTACTTCCTCTTCCTCGGCACTCTTTCTGCCCACCCTCAGGGTGTTAAGATGCTTGAGAAGTGCAGCGTCTTCCAGTG CCTGCTGAACCTGTGCTCCTTGAAGAACCAGGACCATCTTCTGAAGCTGATTGTTTCCACACTGGACTACAGCCGGGATGGCTTAGCACGAGTGATCCTCTCCAAGATCCTCACTGCTGCCACTGAC AACTGCAGGATGTACGCCACCAAGCATCTGCGGGTCCTACTTCGAGCTAACGTGGAGTTCTTCAGCAACTGGGGTATTGAACTGCTGGTGACTCAGCTACACGACCGCAACAAGGCCGTCTCGGTGGAGGCTTTGGACATACTGGATGAGGCCTGTGAAGACAAG GCAAACCTACACGCCCTGATTCAGATGAAGCCAGCGCTAACTCACCTTGGAGACAAGGGTGTGCTGTTGCTGCTACG GTTTTTGTCCATTCCAAAGGGGTTCTCCTATCTAAATGAAAGGGGATATGTCACTAAACAACTAGAAAAATGGCAGAAG GAATACAACCTCAAGTATGTGGACCTCATAGAGGAACAGCTAAATGAAGCACTTACTACTTACCGTAAACCAGTGGATGGAGATAACTATGTGCGACGGAGCAACCAAAG GTTACAAAGACCAAATGTTTTTCTTCCTGTGCATTTGTATGGGCAAATTGTACATGATAAGACAGGCTGTCATTTGCTGGAAGCTCAg AATGTAGTTTCAGACCTGAGCTACATCGTGCGCTGCCCAGTGCTGGACAAATGGGATGGCATCAAACAGCTTAAAGCTGCTCTTTGGGCCCTG GGAAACATTGGCACGTCTAACTGGGGACTGAATCTGCTACAGGAAGAGAATGTAATTCCAGATATCGTCACTCTGGCCCATGACTGTGAGGTTCTGTCTATTAGAGG GACATGTCTTTATGTTCTGGGACTCATTTCTAAAACTAAGCAGGGATGTGAGCTTCTCAAACTGCATGGTTGGGATGCAGTTAGGCACAATCGCAAACAGCTGTGGCCTGTGGTGCCGGATGAGGTGGAGCAGAGCCAgaacctacagcagcagcaacaacaacagcagcaaccCCTCATCCACCTGTCCTCAGCTCCCAGCACCCTCAGCCTGAACTCTGAGTCCACCAGCTCTAGACATAACAGTGAGAGTGACTCCACTCAGCCTA GCATGTACATCCTGGATGATGACAAGTTAGAAAGCCCTGAACTTTCAGAGGACCAGCCACTGTACCTCAGGCCCAAACTCCTAAAGGACCGTAGCCCCTTCACCATACTAGCCTCCAGTCGGCTTGTCCGAAACCGCTTCCTCATCTCCCTCTCTGGAAAAAAACTCCGTAGTACCAGTGACCCCAAAGGCACTGGTAGCAGCAGTAAACTCCATGGTGAGCCCACGTTAGGAGGCCTAAGGAGGATACGCACAGTTACAGAGCCCTCTTTATTCTCTCAAGTTCAGGGAGATGTCTTTAGTCCTGTATTTACTGACGGACATCTGCCAAAAAGCCCAAGTGTTAGTCTGGATACCTCTTTTGTAGGCAGCAACACTTCGGAAACTCAGGGCAGCACATCTAGTATTGGGGAGCCGGAGGTGCGTCTGAACAAAACTGCAGAACGGAGCTCAGAAGTTGGAGACGTCCACCGAGAGCAGACCAGTCGGGAAAGGCTTGCCGGCGATGGCTCAACCTCTGGGGGCGGGGCTCAGTTTAAAAGTCGCAGCCAGAGTTTCAACACGGACACAACCACTAGTGGTATCAGCTCCATGAGCTCCAGCCCATCCAGAGAGACGGTGGGTGGCATGGACTCTTCCACCATCGACACGGACTGTGTTAGCCTCAATACTGTCATTAGCACTCAAACTGTCAAAACACTTCATTCTCTCACGCCCCAGTCCAACCACCTTCCCCTGTCCAAATCTAACTCAGTACTGCTGATGCCACCTGGTTCTTCTCATACTTTGCCACGCAGGGCTCAGTCCCTTAAATCGACTTCTGTCACGACCATTTCAAGCCTGACAGACTGTAGCTTCGTGTACACCAGTCCCCGGGATGCGCTGGGATATGCTACCCTCAAACGACTACAGCAGCAGCGCATTCACCCCTCCTTTTCCCATAGTGAGGCGCTTGCTTCGCCTGCCAAAGACGTGCTCTTCACCGATGCCATCACTATGAAAACTGGCAGCCTGAACTCCAGACTCACACCACGCAG GTATACTAAAAAGCGCTTCAGATGTCTGGGCCAAGGTTCGAGCAGGCCCCATCGCAGATCTCTGCTACCACG GTTTCTCAAGGCTTTGAGTTTTGCATCACTGGATAAGGAGGATCTTCTGAGCCCTATCAGTCAAACCTCCCTTCAGCGCTCCTCCTCAGTGCGTTCAATGGTGTCCAGTGCCACATATGGCAACTCCGATGACTACATTGGCCTTGCACTGCCTATGAACATCAACAGCATGTTCCAG ATTAAAGACATACCATACTTCCAGAAGAGGACAAGTCCACCGTCAGAGGACCGATCAGCAAAGTTCTTCTCGGGAGATGCAGATG GTTCCAGTGAAGGATCTAGGCATTCTGTTCTGCGATCTCAGCTTAGTATCACAGAGCTGATTGCGGTGAGCCGTTCAGACCAGCACCAGCTGCTGGGTGCGGATGAGACCGGCCTGCAGGAGCACAATGAGGGGAACTGTCTTTACTGTGCCGGGCTCTATGTGCTTGGGTGCAATGTAAACACTCCCACACAAAACCGCACTG ACTATCCCAATGCTCCATTCTCGGAATGGTGCAATCAGTCCTTACACAATCTGGACATCATGCCTCAGTCGAAGTACTCAGGAGTGTCTGGCTGCAGCGATGCTGTCTCTCAGGGCTCTGGTGGCAGCACACGCAGCACCGAGCTTGTTCTTG GGGTGAAAAATATTCCAGAGGATGCTCCAGCCTGCCGTGTTCTTCTGAGGAAGGAGGTGCTTCGACTGGTCATCAACCTGAGCTCCTCAGTGGGGACCAAAGGGAATGAAACCGGACTCCTCAC AATCAAAGAAAAGTTTCCTTATGCGTTTGATGACATCTGCCTGTATTCTGAAGTTTCATACTTGTTGGCCCATTGCATGTTCAGACTGGCTTCACGACGCTTCATTCAGGAGCTCTTTCAAGATGTTCAGTTCATTCCG ATGTACGAGGAGGCTGAGAGCATTCTGTCAATGCCCAAGAAGTCTACCACAGTAGATCTTCCATCAGAACCGTGA